In Gloeocapsa sp. PCC 73106, the genomic window CGCTGAGGTGATCCAAACCGCGACCATGGAGTTTATGGCTCAATGTCTCGAACCAGACGACCTATCTTTCCCAATTATGCCTCCTTTTGGCAGTTGGGTCAAATCCTATGACGAGGAGACGGGGAATAAGATTTTTGCCTTAGTATCTTATGTTACAACTAGCCCGATTGATTCGGTGCATCGAGCTAGAGCATTGGGTTTATCTTTGCAAGAGTTAAAAGAGCAACAACCCCAAATCTTCGCCATGTTAAAAACGGAGTTTCGCTCTACTATCGTGGGGTTTGAAGTATCTAGCTCTAATAATGGTTATGCTAGTAACCCAATTTATCAA contains:
- a CDS encoding HAS-barrel domain-containing protein; translation: MRLPLPQFNGDSRHPDHIAEVIQTATMEFMAQCLEPDDLSFPIMPPFGSWVKSYDEETGNKIFALVSYVTTSPIDSVHRARALGLSLQELKEQQPQIFAMLKTEFRSTIVGFEVSSSNNGYASNPIYQYLPPRPPQIHQAVYWCQDAEIIHFSENLDFLRILLQVQGIPVEALIAAIVRDLYRMRQGDRDWLIKAGRTLNILLKDDYDCLQYILSQIHL